A stretch of the Bacillus anthracis str. Vollum genome encodes the following:
- a CDS encoding site-specific integrase, which translates to MKGYFRKRGEKWSFTIDIGKDPITGKRKQKTASGFKTKKEAERACNELIHQFNTGSLVDDKNFTLSEYLQEWLENTAKQRVRETTFTNYKRAINSRIIPVLGSHKLKDLKPLHGQRFVKSLIDEGLSPAYIEYIFIVLKGSLEDAVRWELLFKNPFQHVEIPRPRKVVNSTWSIEETKKFLNRTKFENVIYYHLFLLALNTGMRRGEILGLKWKNFDLNEGKISVTETLIYDENGFRFTEPKTHGSKRLISIDQNLCKEFKSYKAKQNEFKLLFGQSYEDNDLVFAKETGQPILPRTMTTTFNQFIKKADVPQIRFHDLRHTHATILLKLGINPKIVSERLGHSSIKTTLDTYSHVTIDMQESAVLKLSEALKS; encoded by the coding sequence ATGAAAGGATACTTTAGAAAACGTGGTGAAAAGTGGTCATTTACTATTGATATTGGGAAAGATCCTATCACTGGAAAAAGAAAACAAAAAACAGCATCAGGCTTTAAAACAAAGAAAGAAGCCGAACGTGCATGCAATGAGCTTATCCATCAATTCAACACTGGAAGTCTAGTTGATGATAAGAATTTTACTCTTAGTGAGTATTTACAAGAATGGCTAGAAAATACAGCTAAACAAAGAGTAAGAGAAACTACATTCACCAATTATAAAAGAGCTATAAATAGTCGAATTATACCTGTGCTTGGTTCGCATAAATTAAAGGATTTAAAACCCTTGCATGGACAACGATTCGTTAAATCCTTAATTGATGAAGGGTTGTCACCTGCGTATATTGAATATATTTTCATTGTTTTAAAAGGATCATTAGAAGACGCTGTTAGGTGGGAGCTCCTGTTTAAAAACCCATTTCAACATGTGGAAATACCTCGACCACGAAAAGTGGTCAATTCTACGTGGTCAATTGAAGAAACGAAAAAATTCTTAAATCGTACAAAATTTGAAAATGTCATCTATTATCATCTTTTCTTATTGGCATTAAATACAGGTATGAGACGTGGTGAAATACTTGGTCTAAAGTGGAAGAATTTCGATTTGAATGAAGGTAAAATAAGCGTTACAGAAACACTCATTTATGATGAGAACGGATTTAGATTTACAGAACCCAAAACACATGGATCAAAACGCTTAATTTCTATCGATCAAAACTTATGTAAAGAATTTAAGTCTTATAAAGCTAAACAAAATGAGTTCAAATTATTATTTGGGCAGTCATACGAGGATAATGATTTAGTTTTTGCTAAAGAAACTGGACAGCCAATATTACCACGAACTATGACAACTACTTTTAATCAATTTATAAAAAAAGCCGATGTACCTCAAATTAGGTTTCACGACTTACGACATACGCATGCAACAATTTTATTGAAGCTAGGTATTAATCCAAAAATCGTAAGTGAGCGTTTAGGACATAGTTCAATTAAGACCACATTAGACACTTACAGTCATGTTACTATAGATATGCAAGAAAGTGCTGTTTTAAAGCTAAGTGAGGCATTAAAATCATAA
- a CDS encoding helix-turn-helix domain-containing protein, whose translation MRHFGQILKKLRKSRGLTQEQLSHKLNLSRSQIKNWETDRYQPDIDTLVIIASFFNVSVDALIGFTNEFDEEPLTELLSNVQTTYAALNEQQRERFCKQVSVLINMLEDNQDIF comes from the coding sequence ATGAGACACTTTGGACAAATTCTAAAAAAACTAAGGAAGTCGCGTGGCTTAACTCAGGAACAACTTTCCCACAAGCTGAACTTGAGTAGAAGCCAAATCAAAAACTGGGAAACTGATCGGTATCAGCCAGATATAGATACGTTGGTTATCATCGCCTCCTTCTTCAATGTTTCGGTAGACGCGCTTATTGGGTTCACGAATGAATTTGATGAAGAACCCTTAACAGAACTATTATCTAATGTTCAAACAACGTATGCGGCGTTAAATGAACAACAGAGGGAACGTTTTTGTAAGCAAGTCTCCGTATTAATCAATATGCTTGAAGATAATCAAGATATATTCTGA
- a CDS encoding AimR family lysis-lysogeny pheromone receptor: MWKVLNVLEGELYVAGIKKNKLADYWGVKPATVTKVFKGANDISFGYLSKTLILLKKSLISQAKIVNDYVTNTDPKPENLREAMEDLAIRGKFELLKAIIDQEIHSDVAENREFAEVYEIIFRRYHDGLNASAYFKLLRQKNKNVKTIEMEVLTEILLCQAQYQSGNYKTLYERLKSVSEKINEITNKFIKECLLLRYKEAIAVTSLQGGEVVESRSICRDILDELEWDDFFSLPKLNAYLKIGESLIFEPDNYDSAKFYLEKTLELLGNPSCKGLEKKWKLVQQTLSFLKIHQQRDLNTLEFVHPSEKAYSMILEGDVLGAKKILLDLKEKNGEWTDIQTAYYALTCEGEERESLLKKSLLMCQKSGNIHYSQLPKNILGFNLKKWYNYL, from the coding sequence GTGTGGAAAGTTTTAAATGTTCTTGAAGGAGAGTTATATGTAGCTGGAATTAAGAAAAACAAGTTAGCTGATTATTGGGGAGTGAAGCCTGCTACAGTTACCAAGGTATTTAAAGGAGCTAACGATATTAGTTTCGGATATCTTTCGAAGACGCTTATTTTATTAAAAAAGAGTTTGATTTCACAGGCGAAAATTGTTAATGACTATGTAACGAACACAGACCCTAAACCTGAAAATTTAAGAGAAGCTATGGAAGATTTGGCTATTAGAGGTAAATTCGAATTATTGAAAGCAATTATAGATCAAGAGATTCATTCTGATGTTGCCGAAAATAGAGAATTTGCAGAAGTATATGAAATAATTTTTCGAAGATATCATGACGGTTTGAATGCTTCGGCTTATTTCAAATTATTAAGACAAAAGAATAAAAATGTTAAAACGATTGAAATGGAAGTTTTGACAGAAATCTTATTATGCCAGGCGCAATATCAGTCTGGGAATTACAAAACGCTATACGAGAGACTGAAGTCAGTTAGTGAAAAAATAAATGAAATAACAAATAAATTTATAAAAGAATGTTTGTTACTAAGATATAAAGAAGCAATAGCAGTAACTTCTTTACAAGGTGGCGAAGTAGTTGAATCTCGTTCCATATGTCGAGATATATTAGATGAATTAGAGTGGGATGACTTTTTCTCACTGCCAAAACTAAATGCATACTTGAAAATAGGCGAGTCATTAATATTCGAACCTGATAATTACGACAGCGCTAAGTTTTATTTAGAGAAAACATTAGAGTTATTAGGTAATCCTAGTTGCAAAGGATTAGAAAAGAAATGGAAACTTGTTCAGCAAACCTTATCTTTCTTGAAAATCCATCAACAAAGAGATTTGAATACCTTGGAGTTTGTACATCCAAGCGAAAAGGCATATTCAATGATACTTGAAGGGGATGTTTTAGGCGCAAAAAAGATTTTATTAGACTTAAAGGAGAAAAACGGAGAATGGACGGATATCCAAACTGCATATTATGCCCTTACATGTGAAGGAGAAGAAAGGGAATCTCTACTAAAAAAGTCCTTACTGATGTGCCAAAAGTCTGGTAATATCCATTATTCACAATTACCAAAAAATATACTTGGGTTTAATTTAAAAAAATGGTATAATTATCTTTGA
- a CDS encoding helix-turn-helix domain-containing protein → MTFGEKLKQLRGKRTQGDVANLLNISRATYSHLENNRIEPSMTVLNSIADLFCVSTDYLLGRSSDPRLTEEQDKTADEMARRFMELVADLPKEEQENAWKQAAMYVNFTKNQK, encoded by the coding sequence ATGACTTTTGGAGAAAAACTAAAACAACTGAGGGGCAAGCGTACACAAGGTGATGTAGCTAACCTGTTAAACATATCAAGAGCAACATACTCACATTTAGAAAACAACCGAATTGAACCTAGTATGACTGTATTGAACTCTATTGCAGATTTGTTTTGTGTTTCAACGGATTATTTATTAGGAAGATCATCAGATCCACGTTTAACTGAAGAGCAAGACAAAACTGCTGATGAAATGGCTAGAAGATTTATGGAATTAGTAGCTGATCTTCCTAAAGAAGAGCAAGAAAACGCATGGAAACAAGCAGCAATGTACGTGAATTTTACTAAAAACCAAAAATAA
- a CDS encoding helix-turn-helix domain-containing protein — protein MNNILKNERKKMKFTQKQLAEKLGISTIYVRKIESGYIPRPDIMVKYQEVFDISVKELFPDYFSAFNDKKFII, from the coding sequence ATGAATAACATCTTGAAAAACGAAAGGAAAAAGATGAAATTCACACAAAAGCAATTAGCTGAAAAACTTGGTATATCGACTATTTATGTTCGTAAAATTGAAAGTGGATATATACCGAGACCGGATATAATGGTTAAATATCAGGAAGTATTTGATATAAGTGTCAAAGAACTGTTTCCTGATTATTTTTCGGCTTTTAATGATAAAAAATTTATCATTTGA
- a CDS encoding ORF6C domain-containing protein → MNQLQDLRHPVSEFVFTERNQVVTDSLTMAQMFGKEHKNVIRDIEVQLEKLIEANETEWGQLNFEPTQYQHYQNKQWYPKFNLTEDAFAIVAMSYITPEAMKMKIKFLQEFKRMKEHIQKVQQQPKSVEDAIIYSMTELKQIKSRQDHTEEEMNKMKLLVDNELWLTEQHKGSVQRKVKQRVFELKKEGYDNASYQGIYGALKRHFGVAKYDKIPRKYYQNAMRFIAGWYPPERPNTLDDYVS, encoded by the coding sequence ATGAATCAATTGCAAGATTTGCGCCATCCAGTAAGTGAGTTTGTTTTTACAGAAAGAAATCAAGTGGTTACAGACAGTTTAACGATGGCTCAAATGTTTGGGAAAGAACATAAAAATGTAATTCGAGATATCGAGGTTCAGCTTGAAAAATTAATTGAAGCAAATGAAACGGAATGGGGGCAGCTCAACTTTGAGCCTACCCAGTACCAGCATTATCAAAATAAACAATGGTATCCAAAGTTCAATCTTACAGAAGATGCATTCGCGATTGTAGCAATGAGTTACATAACACCAGAAGCAATGAAAATGAAAATTAAGTTCTTACAAGAATTCAAGCGAATGAAAGAACATATTCAAAAGGTACAGCAACAACCTAAAAGTGTTGAAGATGCAATTATCTATAGTATGACTGAGCTAAAACAAATAAAATCACGACAAGATCATACGGAAGAAGAAATGAACAAAATGAAACTTCTAGTAGATAACGAACTATGGCTTACTGAGCAACACAAAGGATCTGTGCAGCGTAAAGTAAAACAACGTGTTTTTGAACTTAAAAAAGAAGGTTATGATAATGCATCGTATCAAGGAATCTATGGCGCATTGAAAAGACATTTTGGTGTAGCAAAATACGATAAGATTCCACGTAAATATTATCAAAATGCTATGCGATTTATCGCAGGGTGGTATCCACCAGAAAGACCTAATACATTGGATGATTATGTTTCTTAA
- a CDS encoding helix-turn-helix domain-containing protein, with product MKNSTVQIALAVTKFSAQKGWSDEEFWEAIELLRFNKEDARQTAIEKLDTIPVTYDNTNDYPIMLKVDHVAEVLGISQRKAYDIMDQKGFPLVKIGRKKVVPRDAFFNWLERGVSA from the coding sequence ATGAAAAATTCAACAGTTCAAATAGCATTAGCAGTCACAAAATTTTCAGCTCAAAAAGGATGGAGTGATGAAGAATTTTGGGAGGCAATCGAGTTACTTCGTTTCAATAAAGAAGATGCACGACAAACAGCAATAGAAAAACTAGATACTATCCCGGTTACTTACGATAACACAAACGATTATCCAATTATGTTGAAAGTGGATCATGTAGCAGAAGTATTAGGAATTTCACAAAGAAAAGCATACGACATTATGGACCAAAAGGGTTTTCCTTTAGTGAAAATTGGGAGAAAGAAAGTAGTTCCAAGGGATGCATTCTTTAATTGGCTAGAAAGGGGGGTGTCAGCATGA
- a CDS encoding DnaD domain-containing protein, whose product MNNVVLQIGQMNFRGNVIDHGWFKTLTLDNGKPNMVAISILGEVVYWYKPTEVRDEHSNNVRYKQKFKADTLQKSYQQFADSFGFTKRQVKGACDYLKDRRLVHIEFRTIFVNGTRCNNVMFIEPIPEEIQKISILYWENGTPPTLERKRVLQQNEPPSYDKKEEPPTFKRKTNTENTTKNTTENVSSSSIFSFYENNFGILNSFIAENISQWVNDTSEELVQAAMERALKQQKKWNYAEGILKQWVNNNVKTLKDVDALETEYQRNKGVKKRVGINRKSDDSDSEYIGL is encoded by the coding sequence TTGAACAACGTAGTTTTACAAATAGGACAGATGAACTTCCGTGGAAATGTCATAGATCATGGTTGGTTTAAAACACTCACACTAGATAACGGAAAACCAAATATGGTCGCGATTTCCATATTAGGAGAAGTGGTTTATTGGTACAAACCTACAGAAGTAAGAGATGAGCATTCAAATAATGTGAGATATAAGCAAAAGTTTAAAGCGGATACACTTCAAAAGAGTTATCAACAATTTGCAGACTCCTTTGGCTTTACAAAAAGACAAGTAAAAGGTGCATGTGATTACTTGAAGGATAGAAGGTTAGTTCATATCGAGTTTCGCACGATATTTGTAAACGGAACTAGATGTAACAATGTAATGTTTATAGAACCCATCCCTGAAGAAATACAAAAAATATCAATTTTATATTGGGAGAATGGTACCCCTCCTACATTAGAACGTAAGAGGGTATTACAACAAAACGAACCACCCTCTTACGATAAAAAGGAAGAGCCTCCTACATTTAAACGTAAGACAAATACAGAGAATACTACAAAGAATACTACAGAGAATGTAAGTAGTAGTAGCATCTTCTCTTTCTACGAAAATAATTTCGGGATTTTAAATTCGTTCATAGCCGAAAATATTTCACAATGGGTAAACGATACAAGCGAAGAACTTGTACAAGCAGCTATGGAGCGTGCTTTGAAACAGCAGAAGAAATGGAATTATGCTGAGGGCATTTTAAAACAGTGGGTTAACAATAACGTGAAGACATTAAAAGATGTGGATGCTTTAGAAACGGAATATCAACGAAATAAAGGAGTGAAAAAACGTGTCGGAATCAATCGGAAGAGTGATGACTCGGATAGTGAATACATCGGCTTGTAG
- a CDS encoding ATP-binding protein translates to MTRIVNTSACSEETEGYTCEHCNKYIAAITVEVPQLRIKNKILPTCECVVEREEAKIREAQNFAKKREIEKLFSISNLGERFSKSTFESFLDRNGSETAYKVAVKYVKTFKEWNGESLMLWGEPGNGKTHLAAAIVNELSKKGYIVVFQSVPELLQRIRSTFNSENKENETQIMRALLECDLLILDDIGAEKTTEWVEEKLFNIIDGRYRKELPTLYTSNLEPKELKNQVGKRSYDRMVETSLTVKNEAASYRREIAKQRLQRFIEA, encoded by the coding sequence ATGACTCGGATAGTGAATACATCGGCTTGTAGTGAAGAAACCGAAGGATATACATGCGAACACTGTAATAAATATATCGCCGCAATCACTGTAGAGGTTCCACAGTTACGTATTAAAAACAAAATACTTCCTACATGTGAATGTGTTGTAGAACGTGAAGAAGCAAAAATACGTGAAGCTCAAAACTTTGCTAAGAAGAGAGAAATAGAAAAGTTGTTCAGCATTAGTAACTTAGGAGAAAGGTTCTCCAAAAGTACATTTGAATCGTTTCTAGATAGAAATGGATCAGAGACAGCTTATAAAGTTGCAGTGAAATACGTGAAGACTTTTAAAGAGTGGAACGGGGAATCGTTAATGCTTTGGGGAGAACCTGGTAATGGTAAAACACACTTAGCAGCCGCGATTGTAAATGAGCTTTCTAAAAAAGGATACATTGTTGTATTTCAAAGCGTTCCAGAATTATTACAACGTATTCGCAGCACATTCAATAGTGAAAACAAAGAAAATGAAACACAAATTATGAGAGCACTTTTAGAATGCGACTTACTTATATTAGATGATATTGGAGCAGAAAAAACTACGGAATGGGTTGAAGAAAAATTGTTCAATATCATTGATGGTCGGTATAGAAAAGAACTTCCTACTCTGTATACGAGTAATTTAGAACCTAAAGAACTGAAAAATCAAGTTGGCAAACGTTCATATGATCGAATGGTTGAAACAAGTCTAACTGTAAAAAATGAAGCCGCTAGCTATAGAAGAGAGATAGCGAAGCAACGTTTACAAAGGTTTATCGAAGCATAA
- a CDS encoding DUF3954 domain-containing protein codes for MKPTKVEIDVTDNKIYVVKNGEVTPLNPPATGFGEQIITWQGGKVDRVSTTITEKIK; via the coding sequence ATGAAGCCTACGAAAGTTGAAATCGATGTTACGGATAATAAAATTTATGTGGTTAAAAATGGTGAGGTTACTCCGCTGAATCCTCCAGCAACTGGATTTGGAGAACAAATAATTACTTGGCAAGGCGGGAAAGTTGATCGTGTATCAACTACCATCACAGAAAAAATAAAATAA
- a CDS encoding nucleoside triphosphate pyrophosphohydrolase family protein, whose amino-acid sequence MNIMENGVLEATKLISEARKEATVLQIASILSIGELNDYQEATLRTWNNKTDFGGRVSNAALGLTGEAGEVADIVKKAIYHGHGFQPSHCPGEEDGNTYKLALELGDILYYLSIMAHELGYTLQDIAEMNIAKLAKRYPDGFSREASQARVDVK is encoded by the coding sequence ATGAACATTATGGAAAATGGTGTATTAGAAGCAACGAAATTAATTAGTGAAGCGAGAAAAGAGGCTACTGTTTTACAGATTGCAAGTATTTTATCAATCGGTGAATTAAATGATTATCAGGAAGCGACTTTACGTACTTGGAATAACAAGACTGATTTTGGAGGACGTGTTTCAAATGCGGCCTTAGGACTTACAGGTGAAGCGGGTGAAGTTGCTGATATTGTTAAAAAAGCAATTTATCATGGGCATGGTTTCCAACCATCGCATTGTCCAGGAGAAGAAGACGGGAACACTTATAAATTGGCTTTAGAGCTTGGAGATATTCTGTATTATTTATCAATTATGGCGCACGAACTGGGATATACGTTACAAGATATTGCTGAAATGAATATCGCTAAATTAGCTAAAAGATATCCGGATGGATTTAGTCGAGAAGCAAGTCAAGCACGTGTTGATGTGAAGTAA
- a CDS encoding DUF3983 domain-containing protein yields MKPLKKRKVRKAIARRAKAVEKHQVDKAWRNIFVRNGYLK; encoded by the coding sequence ATGAAACCTTTGAAGAAAAGAAAGGTAAGAAAAGCTATTGCTCGCCGTGCTAAGGCAGTTGAGAAACATCAAGTTGATAAAGCTTGGAGAAACATTTTTGTACGAAATGGCTATTTAAAATAA
- a CDS encoding ArpU family phage packaging/lysis transcriptional regulator produces MTKQLSFLPKIDRTATQEELEGVLESVRIHRQFGMMRKEMKVTPSYEIREHGPTHTVGKPLEDVAIANIQQSKREEWLERMSVRIDQFLNRLGNGRAGSIQRDIIYKRYLEEEDVCDYMVYNEIGMSERTYRRWKSKAFYKLAFALGLEVYETEETGGNE; encoded by the coding sequence ATGACTAAACAATTATCTTTCTTACCAAAAATTGATAGAACAGCGACACAGGAGGAATTAGAAGGTGTGTTGGAAAGTGTACGTATACATAGACAATTTGGGATGATGCGTAAAGAAATGAAAGTCACTCCTTCTTATGAAATACGTGAGCACGGTCCTACACATACAGTTGGTAAGCCGTTAGAAGATGTTGCTATAGCAAATATTCAGCAAAGCAAACGAGAAGAGTGGCTTGAAAGAATGTCAGTACGTATTGATCAGTTTTTAAATCGATTAGGAAACGGACGTGCTGGAAGCATCCAAAGAGATATTATTTATAAACGTTATTTAGAAGAAGAGGACGTATGTGATTACATGGTTTATAACGAAATAGGAATGTCAGAGCGTACTTATCGACGTTGGAAGTCTAAAGCATTTTACAAACTTGCTTTTGCGCTTGGATTAGAAGTTTACGAGACAGAAGAAACGGGAGGTAATGAATAA
- a CDS encoding HNH endonuclease signature motif containing protein has translation MAKEYAKKFYKSTVWKKCRDSYFKFRHGLCERCTDPGKIVHHKNYITPENINDPEITLSFNNLELLCQDCHNREHHEKNSPVVEGVMFDENGDLIRREDI, from the coding sequence ATGGCAAAGGAATATGCAAAGAAGTTTTATAAGTCAACAGTATGGAAGAAGTGCAGAGATTCATACTTCAAATTCAGGCATGGGTTATGTGAAAGATGTACAGACCCAGGAAAGATAGTTCACCATAAAAACTACATAACACCTGAGAACATTAACGATCCAGAGATTACATTAAGCTTTAATAACTTAGAGTTATTGTGTCAGGATTGTCATAACCGTGAGCATCATGAGAAGAATAGTCCTGTTGTTGAAGGTGTTATGTTTGATGAGAATGGTGATTTGATTAGGAGGGAGGATATATGA
- a CDS encoding helix-turn-helix domain-containing protein — MNTFFHNTIGVNDAAILLKVSPGHIKNMCAEGKIIAKKIGKTWVIDRSKLKGVRK, encoded by the coding sequence ATGAATACTTTCTTCCATAATACAATTGGTGTGAATGATGCTGCTATCCTTCTTAAGGTGTCGCCTGGTCATATTAAGAATATGTGTGCAGAAGGAAAGATTATAGCTAAGAAGATTGGTAAGACGTGGGTGATTGATAGATCAAAATTAAAAGGAGTGAGGAAATGA
- a CDS encoding terminase large subunit has translation MRVQYPLSYNPIIEYYNKIESGEEIVGYKVKRIYKKLVDDIYDQDSIYEYNPKRANHAMEFIENFCKHSKGKWAGKPIDLELWQKAFIGSLFGFIHKIDGTRKYREALLIVARKNGKSTLSSGICLYLQIADGEGGAEVYAVATKEKQAKIVWSEAKRMVKKSPVLSKRIKALVKELNADFNDSTFQPVGSDSDTLDGLNVHGASLDEIHAWKDKNLYDVIVDGTSAREQPLILMITTAGTVRESVYDMKYEEAERLLLSLDDEKEYTDPTFLPIIYELDSRKEWTDPKCWKKANPGLGTIKKIDNLQTKVNKAQANPLLVKNLLTKDFNVRETSSEAWLTFEQLNNKQTFDVMELKPNYGIGGTDLSETTDLTAAKVIFMLPNDINVYVLQMYWLPEELLEQRSKEDKIPYDLWHEAGYLRTTPGNSIHPKFVTEWFLEIRDEYGIYLPWIGYDRWSAKYWVEEMQGYFGKEAMVPVAQGKQTLSMPMKLLGADLEAKRIIYNNNPIDKWCLSNTAIDIDKNLNIQPDKTNNQRRRIDGTAALLDAYVVLQEKKNDYLNMI, from the coding sequence ATGAGGGTACAATATCCATTATCGTATAATCCAATTATCGAATACTACAACAAGATTGAATCCGGAGAAGAAATTGTAGGATATAAGGTTAAGAGAATATATAAGAAGCTTGTAGATGATATTTATGACCAAGATTCAATATACGAATATAATCCCAAAAGAGCCAATCATGCAATGGAGTTCATTGAGAATTTTTGCAAGCATTCAAAGGGGAAATGGGCTGGAAAACCTATTGACCTTGAGCTATGGCAAAAAGCATTTATTGGTTCTTTATTTGGATTTATTCACAAAATAGATGGCACACGAAAATATCGTGAGGCCCTTTTAATCGTGGCCCGTAAAAATGGTAAGTCCACATTATCATCTGGTATTTGCTTATATCTACAGATAGCAGATGGAGAAGGTGGAGCTGAAGTTTATGCGGTAGCAACAAAAGAAAAACAGGCGAAAATTGTTTGGTCTGAAGCAAAACGAATGGTAAAAAAATCACCAGTTCTTTCAAAACGTATTAAAGCATTAGTGAAAGAATTAAATGCAGATTTTAATGACAGTACATTTCAGCCTGTTGGTAGTGATAGTGATACATTAGATGGTCTGAATGTTCACGGTGCCTCGCTTGATGAAATTCACGCTTGGAAAGATAAGAATCTTTATGATGTTATTGTGGATGGAACATCAGCCCGGGAACAACCGCTTATCCTTATGATTACGACAGCTGGTACTGTCCGGGAATCTGTATATGATATGAAGTACGAAGAAGCAGAAAGGCTTTTGTTGAGTCTGGACGATGAAAAAGAATATACGGATCCGACATTTTTACCGATTATTTATGAGTTAGACAGTCGTAAGGAATGGACAGACCCGAAATGCTGGAAAAAAGCTAATCCAGGTTTAGGAACAATCAAGAAAATCGATAATCTTCAAACGAAAGTAAATAAGGCACAAGCTAATCCTTTACTTGTTAAAAACTTACTAACAAAGGATTTTAATGTGCGAGAAACTTCAAGTGAAGCATGGTTAACATTTGAACAATTGAATAACAAACAAACCTTTGATGTGATGGAACTAAAACCTAATTATGGTATTGGTGGAACGGATTTGTCCGAAACGACCGATTTAACCGCGGCAAAGGTTATTTTTATGCTCCCAAACGATATAAATGTATATGTCTTACAGATGTATTGGCTTCCTGAAGAGTTATTGGAACAACGATCTAAGGAAGATAAAATACCATATGATTTATGGCATGAAGCTGGTTACTTAAGAACGACTCCTGGTAACAGTATTCACCCTAAATTTGTTACTGAATGGTTCTTAGAAATAAGAGATGAGTATGGAATTTATTTACCGTGGATTGGTTACGATAGATGGTCCGCGAAATATTGGGTTGAGGAAATGCAGGGTTACTTTGGGAAAGAAGCTATGGTTCCTGTTGCGCAAGGTAAACAAACTTTATCTATGCCGATGAAGCTTCTTGGAGCAGATTTAGAAGCGAAGAGAATTATATATAATAATAATCCTATTGATAAATGGTGTTTATCGAATACGGCTATTGATATTGATAAAAACCTTAATATACAACCTGATAAAACGAATAATCAGCGTAGAAGAATTGATGGAACAGCAGCTCTTTTAGATGCATACGTAGTTTTACAAGAAAAGAAAAATGATTATCTAAATATGATTTAA
- a CDS encoding HK97 family phage prohead protease produces MDKTETREIVTQKIEIREDDNGNRTLIGYAVKWEKKSVVMGYYRKFREQFKNGAFTETLQNDDQRFLWSHDTSKVLGRTKNNTLRLNEDAVGLRFELDLPDTTLGNDTYKSIKRGDVDGVSFGFSMISEEIQEPDDDLMLRTVTKAKLLEVSAVAFPAYPDSEVSARGYDPYKHFTEEKKRSEKRRRLYLQTL; encoded by the coding sequence TTGGACAAGACGGAAACAAGGGAAATAGTAACACAGAAGATTGAAATTAGAGAAGATGACAACGGAAACCGGACACTTATAGGTTATGCGGTAAAGTGGGAAAAGAAATCTGTAGTCATGGGATATTATCGTAAGTTTCGTGAGCAATTTAAAAATGGAGCTTTTACAGAAACATTACAAAATGATGATCAGCGTTTTTTATGGTCTCACGATACATCTAAAGTGTTGGGAAGAACAAAAAATAATACTTTGCGTTTAAACGAGGATGCCGTAGGTCTACGCTTTGAATTAGATTTACCAGATACAACTCTAGGTAATGACACTTACAAGTCTATTAAGCGTGGCGATGTAGATGGTGTTTCATTTGGATTTAGCATGATAAGCGAAGAAATCCAAGAGCCAGATGATGATCTTATGCTACGAACTGTTACAAAAGCAAAACTATTAGAAGTTAGCGCAGTAGCTTTTCCAGCATACCCAGATTCAGAAGTAAGTGCTAGGGGATATGATCCTTATAAACATTTTACAGAAGAAAAAAAGCGCTCGGAAAAGCGCAGAAGACTATATTTACAAACATTATAA